CCTGATAAATCCAAAGCCAAACAAAAATTTCAGCAACTTCATAAACTGCTGATTGAACCCATTGCTGACTTGCTTCCCAAACAAGAAACTGAAAAAGTTATCTTCATTCCCCAAAGTAGCCTATTCCTCGTCCCCTTCCCCGCATTACAAGACGCAGACGGTAAATACCTGATTGAAAAACACACTATTCTCACATCACCATCAATTCAGGTTTTAGACTTCACCCACAAACAGAAACAACGAATCGGCACAAAACCCATAGAAGGGAAAGATACGCTGATTGTAGGTAATCCAACAATGCCTTTTCTTGCACCAAAAATCGGTGAAACTCCGCAACAATTAACACCTTTACCTGGTGCTGAACAAGAAGCGATCGCCATTAGTAAATTACTCAAAGCTGAACCTCTCATTGGCAAGAAAGCGACAATTGCAACTGTAGTGCAGCGTTTACCCCAAGCGCGATTTGTTCATTTAGCAACCCACGGTTTATTTGATGATATCCAAGGATTAAATAGCGGTATTGCTTTAACTCCATCGGGTAAAGATGATGGTTTATTAACTGCCTCGGAAATTCTCGATCTGAAGCTAAATGCCGAATTAGTCGTGTTAAGTGCTTGTGACACCGGACGCGGACGCCTAACTGGAGATGGGGTAATTGGTTTATCTCGTTCTTTAATTAGTGCTGGTGTACCCAGTGTCTTAGTGTCGCTTTGGTCGGTTCCAGATACGCCCACAGCCCTATTAATGACGGAATTTTATCAAAATCTTCAAAAAAATCCTGATAAAGCACAAGCACTGCGGCAGGCAATGTTGACGACGATGAAAAAGAGTCCAAATCCTGTTAATTGGGCGGCTTTTACTCTTATTGGAGAAGCAGAATAAGTTGTTTAAAATTATCTAGTAACCTGAAAAGCACTGTAATATGCTGCATAGCCTTACACAACCCAAAAATACAATCCTTTTAGGCAAAAGGCTTTTGACATTAAGTGAAGCGAGAGGTTCATGAATTAAGCCCAATCATTAATATTCTTGAGCGTTGTTTCCATAGATCCAAATATTGATCGGGAGCATAGCTCCATACACTCAAGAAGTTACGCTGCTTGGGACTGGTTCAACTGCTGCAACCAAAGAATAATTCTCTCCCTCTGGCTAGCACCAACCTTAGTACTAGCAATCTTCAGCGCTTGCCTGGGAAATATCTCTCGGAAATCCGCCAGCCGGAGCGAAATTCTCACACGCCTCCAGGCACTCAACAATATAGTCGATTGAGTCGAGGGCTAACCATTCCTTCGTCGCGTCTAAGTCACAGATATAATACTGCATAGCTTCGCATTAGCTTTGACCATTATTTTAATACAGCCTTCACTCACCAGGAGGATTTGAGCCGTTGCCACCTTGCCTAAAAGCTTTGGAAATCATCTGTTCCATGTGGTCAATTGCATAATCGATAGTATGTATGAGGTCAGCCACGCTATCTCCCAACTGCTGACATAACTCGCCAATTGCAGCATTATTTTGAGCGATTGCCTCGCTGTTCTGCTGGGTCACTTACTGTAACTCGGCAATCGCAGTACTATTCTGTTGAACAGTCTGTTGCAGTACTCCTTGGTTAGCAGCGACTTGCTTCAAAATCCTCTCAAGGAAGGACTAGGCAGTTGGCTGACTGTCGGGCGTCGCTCATGCTGGCCCTAGTTTCTACAGGTTACTCAAGAACATGAGAGAGTCTAGCTGCTGGGATGATAACTTATCATATCAAAGCTGACTAGCTCCTGAATTCTTCAAACCTTAATAAGTAATGAAAAGGTGGATTTCTGCTGCTGGCTGGGTGTCTCGCCTGAAAAGTTTTCGCGGGCGGACAGTTTCAGCTTTTGATAACCATTGGTTAACACGCATTGGGCCAGTGGTGTTGCATTGGGCGAATGGTTGAGAGCGTCTAATCCTTGCTTAATAAAGCTTTCAAGGTTTCTCGTTATTTTTGCGTAAATTACAAAAGTATAGCTGAAAAATATTACATGCCAAACTTTTCAAATGTAAAACAGGGACAAGATTTAAAAGGAGAAAAAAGTGGTAAAAATAGCTCGAGAAGAAGAATTGTTGAGAAATCAAGGGAATTTTAAACCGCCCAAAGTTGGCTCTCCTGACAATCGCCAAGGAGGAGCAACTCGTCAACTAGAAGTACCTGAAATCAAATTAGGATAATAATTGCTTTATTTTCTGTCTGTCCGGAAAGTCCAAAACTCTAGCTGTATCCTATTACATACCGAATCTCCTATATTTAGCCAGGGACAACAGCCTAAAAGTCCCTTATACAAATTCATTCCACTGCTTAAAACTGCCCTGATTCTACTTTCATGGGCAGTTTTTTCTTGCACTCTTGCTACAAGAGCCAGTACCCACTGCCAACAATAGAATCACACGTGCAGTGCGTTGTTTACTCGCTGTAAGAGGAATATTGCGCGGAGCGTCCGTAAAAGCGTTAACCTCAAGTGTATCAAACATAGACCCTGACCAGTAGTAAAACTCCTAGCACAGGAATTTAAGTAATGGCGAAGATTCAGCAGACTTGGCAACTTTGGATTTCTGGACTCCTTGGCAAATTGGTAAAGCGTGGAGAAACAGTAGAGTCGGGAGCAGAAGTTAGTAAACAGTTTGCGATCACAAACTCCAAATTCTTGTGGCGTGTTCTAATTACTATATCTATTGTGGCTACGCTTATTCCTGTTGTCTCAGGGACGTATTTGTATGGTACAGGATTTGGGACAGATTCAAATAAATCAGTAACCATAGAAGAAGTAATAAATCCTAAAGATGGAAAGATTATTAAGGTTAGGAAAGAAACTGAGCAGTTTCAATCAGGTAAGACTCTTTGGGACTGGTTAAGCTTAGCTGGTACATTAGCTATTCCGGTTATAGTAGCTATTTTAGGATATCAATTTCAGCGTAGAGAGCAAAAACGCACTGAGCAGCAAAGCAACCTTGAAAGAGAAATAGCAGAGATTAATTCGCGTGAAGAAGGTATAGAAGCTTATATTGACCGAATGTCAGATATATTGCTTGACAAGCAATTATCACAAAAAATCAAAACTTTAGATTTTAGTGATGTTAGAAAAATAAGAGAAAAGATAGAACAAGATTCAGAATTAGATACAGCAATTAATGTTGCTCGCGTCAGGAGTTCGTCAATATTACGGAGGTTGAGCGGTGACCCAGAGCGTCAAACAAGGGTTTTATATTTTTTACGTGATACTGAACTTTTGAAATTTATTTTTATAGAAGCAAAGCTCGAAAAGATTAACCTTAAAGAATCAGTACTAAACGATAGTAACCTCTCTGGCGCTTACCTCTATGACGCTAACCTCTCTGGCGCTTACCTCTATGACGCTAACCTTTCTGGCGCTTACCTCTATGACGCTAACCTTTCTGGCGCTCACCTCTTTGGCGCTAACCTCAGAGGTGCCAACCTCGAAGGCACTAACCTCTCTGGCGCTCACCTCATAGGCGCTCACCTCAAAGGCGCTATCCTCATACTTGCTCACCTCGATGGCGCTGACTTCTCTAGCGCTGACCTCTCTGAGACTTGCTTCTATAGCGCTAACCTCGAAGGCGCTAACCTCGAGGGCGCTAACCTTCTCAATATTATTTGGGATGAGCATACAAACTGGAAAGAAGTTCGGGGATTAGATAAAGCACGAAACGTACCTAAAAGCTTACTTTCCCAATTAAACTCAACTGCTCACCCCTTGCCCCCTCCAAATACTCCACCGTCAGCCTGACACAGCCGCCTCCGCTAGTGATCGCAGCAACCGCCTCCGATAGAATTCCTGTTGCAAAGAAGACAACACCCCAAGTTCCGACCAATCGCCCAACTCCTGCCCATCCAGAGATATCCGGTAGTAGCCACAGGGGATGTGATCGCACTTCACAGGAACAAGAGCATCTACACACTTGGTCAAATTTAGTAATTTACGGAATATTACCCTTGAGGGTACTACTGAGGGTAACCCATGACTGCAAGTATTTGAATATTCATGTCAAGGCATAAACACTTAAAATATGGGAGTAAAGATAAGTGTAGTGTCATTTAATAAAGTCTTGAAGAAGAATTCAGAATTCAGAATTCAGGAGTCAGAACAAGAAAGTGTGAGATTCAAATCCGCCACTAATTGTTCGCATGATTACGTCTCCCTTTCGGAGAAGACCGCTAAATCTCCAATAAGCGTGGGGGTTTTAAACCCTTGCAATTTATCTGCCAGTCGCACTCAGGTAAATTCTGACTCCTGACTCCTGACTCCTGACTCCTGACTCCTGACTCCTGACTCCTGACTCCTGAATTCTGTTTTAATAAAGTCTAATATTATTCTTTTTCTAAAAAATATTAATAATCAATATATTACTTATTTATGACCACAGATTTACTAGAGTTTTTCCAGCGAACAGACCCCAGCCGGACTTTACAGGTCAATCAAGGTTTAGATAAGAAGTACTACATTGATTTCTCTTCAGTCAGGGGTGGCGATATTATTGGCAAGCTGAAGCAGAAAATTACGTTTTTCAAGGCAAACGAACCGACCTGCACCCTGTTCACTGGTCATATCGGCTGTGGGAAATCGACAGAGCTAGTCAGGCTACAGGTGGAACTAGAGGCGCTGGACTTTCATGTAGTGTATTTCGAGTCAAGTGAAGACTTAGAAATGACCGACGTGGACATTGCAGATGTACTACTCGCGATCGCACACCGTGTAAGCCAAAGCCTGGAGAAAATCACGCTCTCTGAGCCGAACAAATTCCATGAACTGCTGCAAGGGGCATTGAGGGCGCTGGACTCCGAGGTGACAGGGTTCAAAGTAAAAACACCAGTTGGCGACGTTGGCTTGTCTACTGAAAAAGAAAAATTCTCCCTCGCGTTGGGTATCGGTGAAATCACAGCCAAGACGAAAAGTAATCCCATACTGCGGGAGAAACTCAACCAATACCTGGGGCCACAGAAAACCAGACTACTGGAAGCGATTAATCGGGAACTACTAGAGCCGGCGATCGCCAAACTAAAGCAGCAGGGGAAAAGAGGACTGGTGGTGATAGTCGATAACCTCGACCGCATAGACAACCGGATTAAGCCGTGGGGTCGTCCACAACAAGAATATATGTTCGTGGATCAGGGGGAGTTTTTGACAAAGCTCAACTGCCATTTGGTTTTCACAATGCCCCTGGCGCTGAAGTTCTCCAATGATTACGGAACGCTGACCCAAAGATTCCCGGAAGACCCGAAGGTACTGCCGATGGTTCCAGTGCAATGGCCAGACGGCAGCATACATGAGCAGGGGATGGGGCTGATGCAGCAGATGGTATTGGCTAGGGCATTTCCTGAATTGCAACCAGACGAGCGGTTAAACCACATAAGTAAAATCTTCGACA
This portion of the Nostoc sp. UHCC 0302 genome encodes:
- a CDS encoding pentapeptide repeat-containing protein → MAKIQQTWQLWISGLLGKLVKRGETVESGAEVSKQFAITNSKFLWRVLITISIVATLIPVVSGTYLYGTGFGTDSNKSVTIEEVINPKDGKIIKVRKETEQFQSGKTLWDWLSLAGTLAIPVIVAILGYQFQRREQKRTEQQSNLEREIAEINSREEGIEAYIDRMSDILLDKQLSQKIKTLDFSDVRKIREKIEQDSELDTAINVARVRSSSILRRLSGDPERQTRVLYFLRDTELLKFIFIEAKLEKINLKESVLNDSNLSGAYLYDANLSGAYLYDANLSGAYLYDANLSGAHLFGANLRGANLEGTNLSGAHLIGAHLKGAILILAHLDGADFSSADLSETCFYSANLEGANLEGANLLNIIWDEHTNWKEVRGLDKARNVPKSLLSQLNSTAHPLPPPNTPPSA
- a CDS encoding ATP-binding protein encodes the protein MTTDLLEFFQRTDPSRTLQVNQGLDKKYYIDFSSVRGGDIIGKLKQKITFFKANEPTCTLFTGHIGCGKSTELVRLQVELEALDFHVVYFESSEDLEMTDVDIADVLLAIAHRVSQSLEKITLSEPNKFHELLQGALRALDSEVTGFKVKTPVGDVGLSTEKEKFSLALGIGEITAKTKSNPILREKLNQYLGPQKTRLLEAINRELLEPAIAKLKQQGKRGLVVIVDNLDRIDNRIKPWGRPQQEYMFVDQGEFLTKLNCHLVFTMPLALKFSNDYGTLTQRFPEDPKVLPMVPVQWPDGSIHEQGMGLMQQMVLARAFPELQPDERLNHISKIFDSRETLERLCRASGGHVRDLLRLLNTWIQEEMTLPLSRNTLEQVIRSRRNEMTMPISDSEWELLRYVKQKKKVSDDQGYQKLIRSRFVFEYRDGGESWFDLNPILAEATELSS